Genomic DNA from Misgurnus anguillicaudatus chromosome 18, ASM2758022v2, whole genome shotgun sequence:
TTGacatacatttaatatatacacCAGAAATATTGTGATTCAGTTCAGAAATGTAAGGCTCAGTGTGAATGATAATGCGGTGTGGTGTATTAACATGAACTCTTTCCTCCTCCTGTGACTAAAGAGCTGCAAACAGCAGATTTCCTCAGTTCAATTTTCATAGATTGACTCTCAGATCGTGATGTCGTGGACAGGCCTATAACCGCTTCTTTCCCTGTTTTCATACCTTTTGACACAGGGATTCTTGTTGTTGTGGAGCGAGATGACTGCACATTCGTTCCATGCTGCAAAAAGACAGAAAACTTGAGCTTATATTTCGCCAGTGTTTACAATGAACTCCACTTAACATTTTAACACAGTATTCGTGTATTTGCAATATATAAAGTCTAGGTAATTCACTTATCTATCTTCTATTTTTGAAAATGACGTTTTTCAGACTTGTAAACATGGAATTGTTATCAAGCAGTTGCGGCCGATGACTTTTCTTACGAGGGCACACGATGCTTaactcgtcacaacatgtatgtaaccCGTCATGTAcgtggctcgtcatttcaaaatatgtgttcagcgcATTATGGAAACGTATGTGCATcgcgtgtcatgtcaaaatacgagcctgcGCCAGATGCTTCGaagggtttatgattaaagacaTGACGCAAAAAAACATGACActacgaacacatattttgatttcGTGAAGAAAAGTCACACGCCGCCACTGTCTACAAATCTACAAATATATACATTctttcatttgtaaatataattaatttagaaataaataacatgtttgtaAATACATTTGATTGATTTATAAATATAGGAAAAGTAATGACCCCATAGGTAGTTTGTGCAAGCTTATTATGACGCCGTAAAGTGTTTTAGGGACAAGCGCCCTCTAGCGGACAGTAGCTTATTACAACCTGTTGCGTTTCAAGATTGTTCGCATTATGCGTCAGATTAGATGCATTAAATTATATGCATTTGTAAAAGTACAAATATTTAGTAAACCCATATTTGGGGGAATCAGCAAACAATCAGTCACTGGAATGGAGGATAttgaaataaaatacataagaTGCATTAGTTAAATATAACTgaaatgtaaacacaaacaaataaaatataaatgaaataatgGGACAAGGGTGGCCATCCACATAAAGAAGACAAACATGATGCCTTTTTCATAAAACTGCCGACAACTTCTCTTTACAAACAGCTGACATCTGTCATACAGTATGCTGTCATGCATTTGACCTTTGCTTTGGTTCTTATCATTGCTGTTTCATTTAGTAGGATGTGCTAGGCAGGGATAAGCAGGTTAACCCAGTGACAGTCACACATAATACTAAAAGGTGGGCTAGGTATTAAAGCTAAGATGTGAGATATAAGGGTTTGTCAGGCGGAGTTACTATCTCAAGGATTTTTGACAATCTTTCCCGGGTGGAGAAACACATCAATACATTCCAGTGTTAGTTGGAGATCATACAGTACGTAGTGGGGAATGTATTTGATTCATCGATACCTTGAAAGAGAGTTATCTAGGGAGCAGACACCCCCTGATATCATTTTGAAACATTTCAGAAGCAACTGTAATATAGAAGATTGAATGTtataactttgtttttagcgaCACAGAATCATAGTATTAATTGTTAAATGACTATTTAGGTTCGCTATAATGGCAAATATGCCCACTCATTTTAGACAAATGTACACCGGGTCCACACATTAACAGATACAGAAATATACTCACTACAGACTGAGTGGATCTCGAAGGAGCCGAGGTGATGGGAGTTATCGTGATGCTGCTGGTCATCTTGCCGGGGTTCCCCAAAATAGCAGAAGTCTGTCGAGGAGAACGCAGAACTGTTCCCGTACACACGTCCTTACCGTCTGAACTTACACCATTAGGCCAAACCGTCACTGTGCCGCTTTTATCATCCTGAGATTTCTTGAACCCAGGTGACCCCAGGTGGATATGAATCTTGTTATCTTCTGTGGTGATTATATTGGAGTTGTACTTTCGGACAGGCGTTGGAACGGTTTGCTTTTCAGGAGTCAGCTTGAACACAGCCCTGCCCATGGTCATCTCCTGTGGTTCTGGGGAGATGGACGCCTGGGAGATTGGCGTTGCACTAACAGTGATGATGGACATAGGAGAGGCGGGATGCTCCATCAGCGAGCCTTTACCTTTCTCTGGAGATTTAGCTCTGGAGATGGCTGTGATAGTAACTGGGGACTTCATCCGCTCAGGTCCTCCATTGCCCTTGGACTTTGGCAGCATAGAGGTAGGAACGATAGTTATCCGAGGCTTCTGGAGACCAAGAGTCGGGATGATAGTGGTGCTGGCGAAGAAGTCCTCAGCACGTGGACTGGTGATCTCCAATGTGGCCGTGCTGTTCTGATGGTCTGGTGTCACCCTAATATGGAGGGGTCGACCTGCTTTCGGAGACGTGGTCGTTGTTCCGTTGAcctgttgggttgttttgccTGACGTAACCTCTTGTGTGATAGTTACTGCTTCTTTCTTTTTCATCCAAGGGGTCCATGGTTTCCTCATTCCCACCTCTGTGGCTGCTGGTGGGTATCGCTCCAGCACTGTCGGCTTCTTGAGACCCTTTTGCCTCAGATTGCTCATAATATGATTTTCCTCTTGGACAGACTTCTGAATGAAGACCGCCGGAGTCTCGTCCTCAGCGTGTTCGTTGATGTCCACGTCGGTCTGTACTGCAATGGAAGTAAGAGGAACATCCACGATTCTCCTTCCATTCATACTGGGTCTAAGGGCACGGCTGTATCGCTTGGTGGCTTCTAGCTCTTTGGTTAGTTTAAGGACTTCTTGactcatgtttttctttttatccTCCTCTTCAATGAACCGCTGTTGCAGAATCGCATAATCCACCTGAAGCTGGGACAGTTGGTCTTCCTTGTTCATGAGCTCATGAATCTTCTCCTTTAGAGCTTGGACATCAGTCTGAAGATCTCTCGTTCTGGCCTCCTCCATTCGGCAACGTAACCTGAGTTCGGCTTCTTGGCTCACCAACTCTCCTTTCTCTATGGCTTTGTTCTTGGTGATCTGTGTCTTCATTTCTTCCAGGAGCAGGGACAGGGCATTGGCTTTGTCTTGCTCAGTTCGAAACTTCTTCTCGAGTATGTCGTACTCATCCTCTGTCTTCAACAAATCACCCTCCACAACCTCGAGCTGTTTAAGGCGATTCCTGAGTCTTTCGATCTCCTGGGTCAGCTCCTTAACCTTGTTGTCTTCTTCGGAAAATCCCACCTTATCCTTGACCTCCTCCTGCTTGTCCATTTTACTCTGCATCTGACAAACCTTCTCGTTCAGATCCTTCATTTTCTCTTCTCTGTTTGCAAGTTGAGACTTCAGGTCCTCTTTTTCCTTCGTAAGAGCGGACGCTTTCGTCTCCATCTCTGACTTCAATTTAAGAAGCTTTTTACTTTCCTCGATCAGCTTTTCGGTGACGTCCGTGACTTTGCATTGCTCCGCTTTGAACATTTTACTCAACTCTTCACTTTTCTTCTCCTCTTGTTTAATTCGCTCAGCCATGTTCTTCCTCTCGTCCATCAGAATCACAGTGAACGACTTTAGTTTGGTCAAGTCGTCTTTTAAACTCATCTCAACCTTTTCCAACCTCGATTCTGAGCACTCGAGATCTTTCATGTGGTTTTTAACCGTTTCTAGCTCAGAGGCTAAGTTCTTTGTAAGCGCTCTTTCTTTTTCCAGGTTGGTGTGAAGTTGAGCACATTCAGATTTGCTCACATTAAAAGCTCCCTCCAGTTTCTCCAGGTCCACCATTCTCTTCTGCAGTTTTTCTACTTCTAGTTTCAGCTCACGGCTGTGGTTCTCCTCATCCTGAAGCCTCCTCTTTAGCTCTTTGCATTGCGCCTCAGTTTTCGTGATCTCCTCGTCTTTGCCCTCCATCTCCAGCACTCTCTTCCGAAGGTTCTCCAGCTCAGCCATGAGGCTCGAGTTTCCACATTCACCTCTGCTTATTTTGTCCCGCAAGTCCTGAAGGTCTTCCTCAGATTTCTGCAGGGTACCATTGGTCTCCTCCAGCTCCTCGACCTTGCGTGACAGGCTGGCCAACTTCAGACGCAGCTGTCGGCTTTCAGATTCCTGCTTGGCTAGTTTGGTGGTCATCTCCTCATGATCTTGTGTAAATTTGGAGGTCTTATGTTCAAGGTCCAGCTCCAACCTCTGGATCTTCTGGCCGTCTTCTTTAGCTTTGCTGTCAGCAATCTCCAATTGTTGCTCTCTTTCATGCAGCTTTTCGCTGAGGTCTTGGACTTTCTGTTTCTGCTGGTCAATCTTATCAATGTGAAGCTGTCTTTCATCCACCAGCATTAGTGCAAATGATTTCAGCTGGACCAGCTCTTCTTGAACTTTCTGAAGACGTTTGCTGTGATCCTTGTCCTTGCGAGCCTGGAACACCTTCTCTTGCTCCAACAATCTCTTGAGTCTGGAGAAAATACAGAATAGAGATTGACGTGGATTCAATTTAAATGAAAGCCATAACACTTCTCCCTTATACAAATGAGATATACAACATAAAGAGAGTTGTTTATTGAGATTCACTTGATGTCAAATTCGGAGATGTATGTTTCTGAATAAAGCATGATAGTAAAGAGCACAGATTATATTAAGAGAATGTTTGTGTTATTGTCAGTCGCTgagtattttacacttatagctccactatgtagtttccatgtaaaaatgacttacagctcccccatgtggttgaaaagcgcaacagtgccttgtatcagacactcttctgcaggcagggggaggggcggggctgtgtttcctaccctccaccaccactttcagggtgtgcttgtagcagctaggagactgctcaggttgcagcaacagtaaaatttgtccagttaaaagttgttctatcatttaaataattttagagacattatttaaatgtaaaaaaactacatagtgttgctttaatgatcATAGCATTACAACAGCTTACCAACAGCCTGGCACATCAATAGGAAAAAGTGTCCACCTGGCAAAAAGTCACAGCACAAGAGCGGTGCCAACAATGGGATTTAAAGAAATGTCTACGGTGTTGGTAAATGTTTACACTGACCTGCTCTGCAGGAGTCTACTTAACTAAGACTAACATGACCATTAGAAAATAAGTGCCAGACAGCACAAAAAACACAGCGCATTTGATTCAGATTTCCATGACCTCATTTCCTCGCTTTTCATAATGCACATTTGAGAATTTTACGACAGATCCGCACTGATCCAAGCTTACTGCTCCTTTGCATTCACTTCAAACAGTTTTCAAACTCACACCGTCTAGCTGGGAAAGAGTCCAGGTCTCTCCTTCATAGTGCACAGCTTAAGCTACTCTACAGAGACGCATCATTCCGAGTTCTCCATCACATTCCAAACATGTCATCAGTGGAGTGAGATGTGAATGTGGTGTGAAACTCAACCTCTGATATCATCGttccaacacacacacaactctaCTGCCCATATATGGTCAGAGGAGGAGGAGCTACAGACAACATTCAGACTCGTTTCCCagcttttctctctctctctctctttttctccaaGTCAGTGTATTGTTTTAGGAAGCAGTCAATTAAACCGCTGGCCAATGCACTAAACCTTCTGTAGCATTTCAAGAGCTCACTTTCCATCTCACATAAACTTCAACAAAATGACCCAATTACTGCAACTCAGTGTTCCCATGGGAACTGGGAACAATGCcggagaaaaaaaattgttttctgGGAGAACAATGTCACGCTTTCTCGGTTCAGCTGAAGCCATGTCACTCACAAATGCAATGAGGAAGTATAGCAtatttaaacaacacaaactaaaataaacaaaagatTAAAGAAAAGATTAAGGTTTAAAGATTATGCCCATTAACTGTAAGGTTAATAGAAAGAAGTTTGATTTTGTTGTATAGTAATACTGACTTGACATTACTTAAGTTGAATGTGTCAATgctattataataataacaccACACTAATAGTTTTTCTATTACCATTACATCAACAACGTCATGCATGGATCCCATCCTTGAAAAGATAGTCTTTGTATTTATAATGTTACATTTGTAAACAGAAATCATGTATCTCATTGTATTTATGTTGCCGGGTGATGGTTGGGACTTTGTTTTGGGATGTTTTGGACTTGTGGATTACTATTATATAAATAGAATAAAggaacactctaaaaatggctgggttattccCGACCCACAATGGGTAAATACTGGACAGAAcccatgctgggttgaaaattaccctgtgctgggttaaaaataacccaatgttgggttgttgttatgcaaccattaattataataacccaacagttgggttaaaacaacccagcattgggtcaattttaacccagcggtgtgttctgtccaatattcaCCCACCATGGGCTACAAATAACCCAGCCACTTTTAGAGTGAAGAACAAAAACATTGTTGCTTTATTCTCCTTCAATATAAAAAACCTTCTTCAAGTTTAATAATATAATTGGCACGCCTCAGAATTTGGATATGGTTGAATACATTTTCATGAAAATGTCGATTTGATCAGAATGACTGGAGAAGAGAGAGGATTATAAATCATCTAATCTGTAATTTAATGTTAGCATCTTTTAGTAGCTAAAATATGAAtgtgattgtttttaaaaattctgatttaaaggtgcagtgtgtaatttttagaaggatctcttgacaaaaatgcaaaataatatacaaaactaaattatcaggggtgtataaagacctttcataatgaaccgttatgtttttattgcctCAGAATTAgacattttatctacatacatggaagccgccattttgtgccgctatGTTTCTAGAGAAacccaaacttttttactaagttgtctccaatgatgacatgtttgtccaccgtagcttctctatgtgttttaaatgcAAGACATGAAGATTAATCACATCACTTTATCTGCTTTGTTCAGCAGGACTTAAATAAAAGCTTGTGTGTAGCTCAGTGGAAGATCATTGTGTTCAAACCcagtctgccaaatgcataaatgtaaatgcaaaatgtaaacactCGAACTGTTTAGTAGATAGTTAACGTTGAATTTTGTTTAGTTTGCTAATAGTTGTTGATGATAAATATCATCAGTATGTTTATCAACGACCTTCTTCCTGTCTTTCTTCAATAAAGGACTTCatgagagacagaaagagatgcagaaaagagaaagagaggtaATTTAAGGAGGAAAGACATCACAGATGTTTTGTAAAAGCTGAACACACAGCAGTTTTATATTCCTGTCGGGATTTCCCATCACGTTCATTCACAGGTGGTGTGTGGTGGTGATAGCGTGACTTCACCTGTTATGAATCTGTGAAATGAGACAATCATAGAGGAATGTGCTGCTCGCACACATCGCCTCCTCCTCTAGATCACTGTCATTACAGCAAAACTAAAGCAATCAAACATTTCACATATAGTTTTTGATCAGTTTCATTGCTTTTATGCTctggtttaaataaaaaaatatctaaatgttTAGACAATGATTATAGATCTTGCATAACAGTTACTGGTAAGACTGGtttgttaatattagttaatgcatcatcattttaaaatcaaacGTTGTAACTGTTCACAACTTTTAATGCACAAAGAACTGACATAAACCATTATATTggcattaacaaagataaataattgTTAGTTCATGTCAGCTAATGTTAGCCCCTTTCAATCATCCTACTTTTCTTAAGTTCAGGTGGGTAAAGATTAAGTGAGAGGAGCGTGACAGAGATAAAGTACCCTTATGAGGGTCTCATGAGACTGAGGATGAATGACCTCATTATCTCATCCTGAAAATTGTTTGGATTTTGCAGGTATGAGTCACCTGATTTTCAATAGATAACATAATGTTTAATAGTCCTATTAACCaaggttttactacagttaaaacacaaaaaaaattatatagtaaaaccatggttttttcAATAGTATCAAACAGCAGCTTTAATATCtttacagggctccagactaactggGCACAgcggcccccaactgaaaattttaggggtgcaaccagaaaatttaggggcacacactgtaaatcaacatgctaaccaaatattcaaatttctactaatttccactgaattactaataaatactatAATGATAGATggagaaagtacaatgtgctgtttcaaattcagtgtcacaaaaaaaggtcaaatttactggtcgcacatgtgcgactggatgtaaaatttagtggcacactctcaaattttggtggcagtctggagccctgactTTATATTATTGTGCCTTTGCAATGGCACATTTCACATGCAGAAATCTTCAGTTCAAATCTACAGTATTTAATTTTCTGTAAAGTTTAATGTACTGTCTAAGCGAGTAACAGAGGAAGGTAGATGTTAAATTCCTTGTGAACAGGACGTTGGCGTCGAATTTATTGTGATATATTTTCAAGTGATCATAATATCAGACGAGGAAAAGGCGTAGCTTGGGTTTTCCACTGTGATTTGATTGGATATCGAAAATGAGGTGTTTCATAAAGTGCCGCATGATGATGTAtaccgtatatatatatatataggaagAGTAACTTTTTAATTCAtattcccatagacttttggattatctcCAAAAATAAACTGTGTTTAACAAGAGTTTATGACATTTAtacgttttgtccaacaagttaaTCTTGACAgatgaatgaaaaaaaatcatgaatttGGAGATGTAAATGCTTTACTAGTAATATAAAAAAGTGGacttcataaaagttgtgttcatctgtgcagactaacttgttggacaaaacgtctaagtgtcataaacttttgttaaacacagagattATTTTTGgagataatccaaaagtctatgggataAATGAATGAGCTTTATGGCAAGAGAACCAGTGTcccgctaacttccgggttggcctacaaaaataagTCATCCCTGAGGCAGTCTATTCAGAACAGGGGCGTAGctagaattttatttttggggggtcCCATCTTAAAATGAGGGGGCAATAGCTTAAAacctataaataaataaatggccAGCTGCCATTGTCACCGAATATTAATGAACTCTCATGCGAAGATGACAGCATAAGTTACGCACAACAACACATGACATAAGATAATCCAATCAAGTTTGAAAACcgcagcattttgattggtcaatctatcaatcagactaagaaatcaacattttcttattgtattttaagcaattggaaaTCTGAGTGGGCGGATATGTAAATGAGGGGGccaaggcccacccaggcccccTCGTGGCTATGCCCCTGATTCAGAAATGTCCTTCACACCAGACTGACAGTGGGAGGGGGCGGAGTTAAAAGATGATCCGCCCAAACCATCGAGTTGATGTCATCAGAGAAGGATCATCACAAGAGGGCGTTTTAACagtttatgagggcacatgaaacTAAAAATGACCCGTATGgataaaatgtttataatgAACAGTGCAAAAATAAGAATAGTCAGTTTTGATTTGACGGGGACTTTAATGAAGAGTCTACAGTATGATACACAAAAGTTTGTCCTCACCGTTCTCTGTCCTGCTCCAGTAAGTTGGTGAAATCGTCGCTTTTAGTCATGAAGTCGACGTGTTTGCGTTTCTCACTCTCCAGTTCGGCGACCGTCCGTCTGTGACACTTCTCTGCTAACAGAAGCTGTTCTAACATCCGTCTGTATGTGTCTCGATGTTTCTCctccagacggtccagctgcaGACAGACATCATCACATTATATTCAATCATGACCTGTCATACGTCTGTTTTGTGATCCAGCATCACATGATTGTTTAGTTGTGAATGATTCTGagctgaatgaatgaatcagaCCTCTATCATGGGTATGTCATAGACATCATCTCTAGTCATGTCACCGCCGGTCATCAGACTGTCTCTCTGTAGAGCCTGCAGTGGTTGGATGGAAACCGCAGAACCGTAATGAGCCTCCAGAACCTCTGGCCGTGTTCTCTCAGACTGGAGCATATGGATAATGTCCTCACGTGCCTGATGGATATAATCATTACTTTAGAAAATtcatattaattattttttatatgaattataCACATTTACATAAATGTACATTAGGGACTTCAGATTATACCCTGCTATTACCATAGTAGATGTCCAGAAAACCACACTACTACATCAAAAAGCTCTTGTTCTGAATAATGCTAGGAATTTGTCACTTTAGACTTCACCAGCAGAGGGCGATCGATGCCACTAAACCAGAACAGTAAACATACAGTTTGACTGTGGGAGTGATTTCAGTGGAAAAGCATTCTGCATACGTCACATGGTGTatatttcttgaaaatgtgaaacaagatatgttttttatgttttatgcaagtgcaatgcattatgggataGACAGTATTCCATACATCCTACAGTATTTGAAATTACAATCGGTGTCTCCCAATTCAAAGTATGCTGGATGGTCGACTACTTGTATAAAAAGTCAAAGTGCAGATCTATGCACAATTTAatgtagggctgcataacgattaattgcaactaattgtttgcagaataaatatatcacatatgtgtgtgtactgtgttaataattatgtatgtttatataaatacacacacatgcatgtatatatttaagaaatatttacatgtgtatatacatttttatatttatatcatttatattataaataaatacttaatatataaatatattttttcttaaaattatacatgtttgtgtgtgtatttatatatccaTAACTATTATACACACAACACATATAtggtaaacaaaaacttttattctgcaaacgattagttgcaattaatcgttatgcagccctacatTAATGGCTAATATTATACTcatgaagaaaatatattttatattaatatatataaaaaaatcttaaaattatacatttatgtgtgtgtatttatatatacataactatTATACACACAACACTTATAtggtaaacaaaaacttttattatgcaaacaattagttgcgattaattgttatgcagccATACATTAATGGCTAATATTATACTcatgaagaaaatatattttatattaatatatataaaaaaatcttaaattatacatttatgtgtgtgtatttatatatacataactatTATACACACAACACTTATAtggtaaacaaaaacttttattatgcaACCGATTAGTTGCAATTAATCattatgcagccctactttAATGTCTAGTATTATACCCATGaagcaaacatattttatattaatatatttaaaaaaagttcttaaaattatacatgtatgtatgtgtgtgtatttatatatacataactatTACACACAACACTTATAtggtaaacaaaaacttttattctgcaaacgattagttgcgattaatcgttatgcagccatACATTAATGGCTAATATTATACTcatgaagaaaatatattttatattaatatatataaaaaaaatcttaaaattatacatttatgtgtgtgtatttatatatacataactatTATACACACAACACTTATAtggtaaacaaaaacttttattatgcaACCGATTAGTTGCAATTAATCATTATGCAGCCATACATTAATGGCTAATATTATACTCATgaagaaaatgtattttatattaatacataaaaaaattcttaacattatacatgtatgtgtgtatttatataatacaTAACTATTATACACACAACGCAtggtaaacaaaaacttttattctgcaaatgattagttgcgattaatcgttatgtaGAAATAACATTAATGGCTAATATTATACTCATGAATGAGTATTTTCATGTGTATGATTGTTCATGGTCTTGACAGCAACGTTAACTTCTATTACGTGTTTGTATGTACCAATACTTGCAtactattttaaaatgtataaacttTATCATCACTGCAGGAGTACATACTTTTAGTGCATAGTATAAGCAGGCAAACTATATTGCAGTGTTTATATTATGTTGATGACTGTGGCCATAAAATTACttccatacggcaaaaaaaaagtaaagtagaaagtaaagcttacgttaaaatatttttgaatttgaaaatatatttagttttaaccttcatatacgagaatatatttcaaaatgtatttcaggggcaacacaTACTTtcctaattttacaacccatacatcaaaaaatatattttttcctggtcaaaatataaaactttgtataaaatgtataaagtataagTATAGAATGTATAAGTATGtatgaaatataaaataagtaatatataaaatgatgaaatataagtatatttttgcatttgaaaatatatttaatttgaatcttttcaaacctgtttttttctttcaatgcgatgtgaatataaatgctttaaaatatatttattaaaaaaatatatttaaaaatatttttaaaatggcccaaaatatattgaaaatatatacatttaaatataaatatatttgtgtaaatatatttcaaaatatatttcagtaaatatatttttggccatttttgtatattttgaatatacttaaaaatatgttaaaaaataaataattttgctGTATGGGCTGTAGCAAAACAATATTTTGGAGGAAACTACTAGTGTGCATTCAGTTCTCACCTGAACTTCTCCTTCCATGACTCCTAGAAGATGAATGAGATCTTCTTTAGACAGCTCCAGCAGTCCGGCTTTCCTCTGATTTTTCTCACAAGGTTTCTTCAGTGTACCAGAAACAAGAACTTTCTGCTCGCTGCTTTCCTTCTGACCTTTAGGTTTCTTCTTGATCTGCTCCAGCAtgcttctctctttctctgtgttGTGGATTTTAGCGAGCGGTTTCTCTGGTCCCTCCATGTCGCTGGTCCTTGACCTCATCTTCACCTGGACATGCaaacaagagagagagataagCATGAACAGATATACGCGAGACATTATCACACAACATTACATCCAATCTTCTGTTTAAGTTCGGTGCACTTTTACAACAAAAGTTTTCATCAAACATATGTTACATAAAATATTGTTTACTCTTTTGATTTTAGGGTGAATATGACCCAGTTTGTTCTTCACATTTTGTGACATTCACCCATTTGAAATCTGCAGTTATTTAACGGTCTGTAATATTTCAATATGAAGTGTGTCAATGTGCAATAGTTTCTCATGTTTCTCTCTGTAGATTTAAGAGGGGGATTTCTCTTTACGTAACCACTGCTGAGCTCACTATGACAT
This window encodes:
- the filip1b gene encoding filamin-A-interacting protein 1 isoform X1 yields the protein MRSRTSDMEGPEKPLAKIHNTEKERSMLEQIKKKPKGQKESSEQKVLVSGTLKKPCEKNQRKAGLLELSKEDLIHLLGVMEGEVQAREDIIHMLQSERTRPEVLEAHYGSAVSIQPLQALQRDSLMTGGDMTRDDVYDIPMIELDRLEEKHRDTYRRMLEQLLLAEKCHRRTVAELESEKRKHVDFMTKSDDFTNLLEQDRERLKRLLEQEKVFQARKDKDHSKRLQKVQEELVQLKSFALMLVDERQLHIDKIDQQKQKVQDLSEKLHEREQQLEIADSKAKEDGQKIQRLELDLEHKTSKFTQDHEEMTTKLAKQESESRQLRLKLASLSRKVEELEETNGTLQKSEEDLQDLRDKISRGECGNSSLMAELENLRKRVLEMEGKDEEITKTEAQCKELKRRLQDEENHSRELKLEVEKLQKRMVDLEKLEGAFNVSKSECAQLHTNLEKERALTKNLASELETVKNHMKDLECSESRLEKVEMSLKDDLTKLKSFTVILMDERKNMAERIKQEEKKSEELSKMFKAEQCKVTDVTEKLIEESKKLLKLKSEMETKASALTKEKEDLKSQLANREEKMKDLNEKVCQMQSKMDKQEEVKDKVGFSEEDNKVKELTQEIERLRNRLKQLEVVEGDLLKTEDEYDILEKKFRTEQDKANALSLLLEEMKTQITKNKAIEKGELVSQEAELRLRCRMEEARTRDLQTDVQALKEKIHELMNKEDQLSQLQVDYAILQQRFIEEEDKKKNMSQEVLKLTKELEATKRYSRALRPSMNGRRIVDVPLTSIAVQTDVDINEHAEDETPAVFIQKSVQEENHIMSNLRQKGLKKPTVLERYPPAATEVGMRKPWTPWMKKKEAVTITQEVTSGKTTQQVNGTTTTSPKAGRPLHIRVTPDHQNSTATLEITSPRAEDFFASTTIIPTLGLQKPRITIVPTSMLPKSKGNGGPERMKSPVTITAISRAKSPEKGKGSLMEHPASPMSIITVSATPISQASISPEPQEMTMGRAVFKLTPEKQTVPTPVRKYNSNIITTEDNKIHIHLGSPGFKKSQDDKSGTVTVWPNGVSSDGKDVCTGTVLRSPRQTSAILGNPGKMTSSITITPITSAPSRSTQSVHGTNVQSSRSTTTRIPVSKGMKTGKEAVIGLSTTSRSESQSMKIELRKSAVCSSLVTGGGKSSC
- the filip1b gene encoding filamin-A-interacting protein 1 isoform X5, with the translated sequence MLVDERQLHIDKIDQQKQKVQDLSEKLHEREQQLEIADSKAKEDGQKIQRLELDLEHKTSKFTQDHEEMTTKLAKQESESRQLRLKLASLSRKVEELEETNGTLQKSEEDLQDLRDKISRGECGNSSLMAELENLRKRVLEMEGKDEEITKTEAQCKELKRRLQDEENHSRELKLEVEKLQKRMVDLEKLEGAFNVSKSECAQLHTNLEKERALTKNLASELETVKNHMKDLECSESRLEKVEMSLKDDLTKLKSFTVILMDERKNMAERIKQEEKKSEELSKMFKAEQCKVTDVTEKLIEESKKLLKLKSEMETKASALTKEKEDLKSQLANREEKMKDLNEKVCQMQSKMDKQEEVKDKVGFSEEDNKVKELTQEIERLRNRLKQLEVVEGDLLKTEDEYDILEKKFRTEQDKANALSLLLEEMKTQITKNKAIEKGELVSQEAELRLRCRMEEARTRDLQTDVQALKEKIHELMNKEDQLSQLQVDYAILQQRFIEEEDKKKNMSQEVLKLTKELEATKRYSRALRPSMNGRRIVDVPLTSIAVQTDVDINEHAEDETPAVFIQKSVQEENHIMSNLRQKGLKKPTVLERYPPAATEVGMRKPWTPWMKKKEAVTITQEVTSGKTTQQVNGTTTTSPKAGRPLHIRVTPDHQNSTATLEITSPRAEDFFASTTIIPTLGLQKPRITIVPTSMLPKSKGNGGPERMKSPVTITAISRAKSPEKGKGSLMEHPASPMSIITVSATPISQASISPEPQEMTMGRAVFKLTPEKQTVPTPVRKYNSNIITTEDNKIHIHLGSPGFKKSQDDKSGTVTVWPNGVSSDGKDVCTGTVLRSPRQTSAILGNPGKMTSSITITPITSAPSRSTQSVHGTNVQSSRSTTTRIPVSKGMKTGKEAVIGLSTTSRSESQSMKIELRKSAVCSSLVTGGGKSSC